AATAGAGGGTCATCCGGATTTGGCTCACCGAATCGCTCTGACCTGGCTCGCTTCCACACCTCAAGGATGTCGATCAGTTCCTCTGAAAGCGGCAGCCTTCTCATTTTATTCCCCTTCCCCTCCACTCTGATAACAGCTCGCTTCGAACTTTCTAGCCCGTCAAATATCACCCAAGAACAATCCGCGTCTATTACTTCTGAAACCCTGAGCCCAAGTCCAGCAAACAGCGAAAGCATCGCACAGTCTCGCTCAGGCCAGCGAACGTTGTCCCCGGTTTTTTTAGCGTCAACATCCATGAGCGCCGCATCAAAGAGACGCTTGAGTTCACCGATGGTGTAGTACTCAGGCTCTGGTTGTTCAACGGCCAGTTTTGAAACTTTACGAATAAGAGACACATTTGGCACTTCTTTTACTAAACCGTCTGTAATGCAAAAGTCTAAGAATGATTTCATTGCGGCCATGCTTTGGCTTAGCGTCGCTGGTTTAAACTCGCGAATAGTCTTTCCTGGGTTTTTGGGATCAGGTTTCTCTGAAACCTTCATTGTTCGCGCAATATCTGTCAACTCTCTTTGCGAAAATGAATCTGCAGAAAAATCATCAGGCTTAATTTCAGCAAAACACACAACGCGTCTAACTCCTTGGTTGTATGCCCGAACCGTGGTGGCTGGTTTGTCTTCCAGCGACGACAGCCAGAACAGCCATTCATGGAAGACGGCGGGCATTTCCTCTGGGTTAGGTAGTTTTCGGTGAGCCATTGATTTTCTCGGGTGTTTTACGTACGAATAGATGATAACATCCGTTATCTACAAAAGCAAGCCATTAACGCTGTGGTTTCTTTTGCCACTTCTGGCGGTTCGTGGTCGCTTCCCTACTTCATTCGGCTAGCGTTGCTCACTATGCCACGGATAGAAATTGAACTCACCAGCACGCGCGACGACGGTACCTGGACATGGCGGGCCGCCGGAGCAAAATTACCCAAAGGTTCGCTCGACGGAGCCCTGCTTAACGGCGGTGAATCTGTAGGAGATGTCCTCAAAGTTGAGACCGAACAGTTTGTCGACGGCATCACCGTCACCTCAGTTTTGACCACCCGTGCACCGCGATCCGCACCGGAACTCTTAGAGATGCTTGGCAGCGGCAAAGAAACGCCATTGGTCACCAGCACCCTGGCCTCCAAAAAAGGACGCCGCGGCGACAATGACCGACGTGACGACAACCGCCGAAACAAAAAAGACGGCGATCGCCGTGGTCCCCGCAACCGCACCGATCGCAAACCGCGACGCGAAAACAAAGACGGCGACCGCAAAGACAGCCGCAAGCCTCGCCAAGATCGCCCACAGCGGACTGCTCCCCCACGAGCCAAACGTCTGCGCCCTCGTCACACCCATCGTGACGCCGCGGTGGCTGCCCTTCCTGAAGAACTTCAACTCTTGGGCCGCCAACTTTCTCGCAACGGCGTCCCCGGGCTGCGCACCGAAATCGCTAAACAAAACGCCGCAGCTGAAGCAGCCGGCGAACCAGCCGTCCCCGAAGCCCTCTTGTTGAAACTGGCCGAACGCATTCAACCATCCTTGCGCACCGCCGACTGGCAGGACCGGGCCGAAGCAGCCCTCAAAGGCGTTGCCGACCTCGACCTTCGTGACCTGCGCTCGGTGGTAGTGGCCGCCGAGACAGCCGCCAAAACCGATGACACCCGAGAACTCGCCGAGCAACTCCGTACAGAACTAACCGGTCGTGTTGACCGTGAGCACGCCAAATGGCAAGCCGAAGTAGCGAGCACTCTGGCCGATGGCCGCATGGTGCGAGCCCTTCGCCTGAGCTCCCGCCCCCCTAAGGCCGGCGCACCTCTCCCTGGTGACCTGTTAGAAAAACTCGCCCAAGGCGCCGCCGAAGGGCTCAGCAGCGACACCGGCCAAGACCGTTGGGGTACCGTGCTTGACGCCGTAGCCCTCTCCCCTGTTCGCGGACGAGTAGTCCCCGCCGGCATCCCGGCCGAACCCAACAAAGAACTTCTGGAGTTAGTGACCCGCCTGTCTATGCAGGTTCCGGCCATTGCCGCACTCTTCGGCATCGCCCCCACCGCTCCGCCACGAAACAAACGCCGCCGCGGCCCCCGCTCGTAAGCGTTAAATCAGCGAGCGCTGCACCACGATTGCTCGAGCCACCATTTTTTGGCTCTCAAAAAAGTTTTTGGTCATTCGGTCCCCCGGGAGAGCCAGCGCATCAATGGCCACCGCTCCCCTACTTTTGGACCACGCAATAAGTTCATTTACTACCGCTTCGCCAACCCCCACCGACCGCGCTTCTGGCTCCACAAAAATCGCTTCAATGGTGGCCTGCAGTTGTTGATCGGCCGCGGTATAAACCCGAACCAACCCGTAGGCCACCGGCGTGTCTTCGTAGCAACCCAACACCACCAAGCGTTGAGCATCAGCGAGCGCTTGACGCATCTCCCCCGCCACATCAAGGCGAAACGGGTCTAACCGGTCAAGGGTGTCTCCGCCTCGTTTTTCCACCATTTCCTGGCGAGCTCGTTGACCGAGGTCAACTAACGCCGCAAGGTCGTCCGCCGTTGCTTTTCGGGCGGATTCCATGGCGCCTATGAAATAGGGCCACCACAGTGGCCGCATTCACCGGTCTCAGCAACAGTTTTTGCCTCCACCAGTAAAAAGCAATGAGGGCAATGCATTTCGGTCTTTTGGCGTTCTTGCACATCGTCAGTTGGCTTAGCCACCACCGCGACTACGCCGTCTTCGCCGTCTTCGTCGTCTTCGTCGGCGGCGATACGGTCACGCAAAATGGCTTCAAGGTCGGCTTCAACCTCGTCGTCGTCAAGGTCCTCGTCGTCAGCATCATCTGACGTCTCTTGCCCTTTTTCATCGTCATCGTCATCGTCATCTGCGTTGACGTCTTCGCCTTCACCGTCGACTTCTTCGTCGGTGTCGCCGTCGAATTCCTCGTCGGCTCCTTCTTCAAGTTCTTCTTCTGTTTCTTCGCTCATTTGATCCTCAATAATATTAAATCGTTCGCCGCCGGATCATAGACACACCAGCGGCCATCACCACGTCTTTTCTTACAAAGGTGACTTCATGGGTAATTTAAGTAAGGGGTTTTCCAGTATGCCTACCACAGCGGGGTCCGTTTGTCGGAGATCATCAGGGGTACAGGGGCGCCATTCGTGAGAAATCTCTTGACACCGTTCCGGCCCCACTGCGACCTGTAACCCAAGTAACGTGGTGTGTGCCCAATAAAAGTATTCAGTAACCATGCACCCGTAGTCACAGGTTCGGTCGTCATAGCTGTACCAGGCGGCAGATGGGTAAGGGTTTGGTACCGAAGTGAAGTGCCCGCCCCGAGCAATATCCATGGCCTCCGACAGCGCAGAGCCTTCTCGAGCAAAATACTCGGGGTAAACCACCGCCCAACCTCGGTCATAAATCAAGTGGTGCACTTCTTCTAAAGCAAAATCAAAAGAACCCGGTTGCGCTGTTTCGTTGGCATACAACTCTTGAAAGGGAGAAAAACCTGCCTCTTCGAGTTCTCCGAAGGCTTCCCAAATTTCGTCTCGATCTATGTCCTGGTTTGATGCCCCCATCATCACTCCCGAACGGGCGTCCAAGAGAGCAGAAAGAACCGCTGGGTCATCTACATTGCCGTCTTGATCGTTATCTAAATAGCCACGCAGTACTTGTGCAGCATGCAGAATCTTCGCCGGGTCAGTGGCGGGGGTCGCCACGATGGGCACGCCGAAGACGCTTACATGCTGGGCAAAGAGCCCATCTAGCGCTCCAAAATTACTAGGCAAAACAGTCACCACCATAGGTTCAAGCGGTGGATGGGTGACCGGCACGGCATTCGGCTCTTCGCTAGGTGCCCCGGTCAGCGAAGTGGTTATGCCATCAGGCAAGGCCGTTGGAGTCACCGTTTCCTCAGAAGAAACAGTGACATCAGGGCCTTGCCCCAAAACTACCGTCGTTGTCGAGGGTCGGGCTTCGCTGCCAGAGCAAGCCCCCAAGAGCAGGACGCCAGCCAAACAAAAACCGACCGATGCTGCCCTCACTAGCGTGCCTGGTCCCGTTGGGTCCGTTTCTGTTCGGCACGACGCTCAGACTCCAAGCGTTCTAAATCAAGTTCTGAAGAATGATCCACGAAGGTCATCATTTCGGCAATAGCTCGGTGGCCGGCCACGTCAGAAATCAAGTGATGCATTTGCTGGCCGACTTCTCGGTAAGCCGGATGCCCCTGCGGGCTAGTGCGCAACTCTAAAAGGTGCATGGCCTCTCGAGCATTCATGTGCATGAGGTAACGCACCCGGTAAGCCAACGACACGGCGTACGAGGCCTGGTCAGGAAACGGGCCCTCAAGAGCCTGATGCAGGTTCGCCGAACGTTCCATAACCGCATCAAACTGGTCGCTTAGCCCCGCCTCATCAATATCTGGAGGCCGTACAAAACCGTGAGCCGCCGAGAGGCGCTGCCACTCAATGGTCAACATGCGGTGACGTTGCAGATCTCGAAAAGCGCCGTAGTCCGACAAAACATCAAAGCGGTAAGATGGCCTTTCCAGCGCACGGCCCGGTCGGTGGCGCCGGTTGCCCCGCTCCCCCACCATGGCCCGTAAAACACTCACCCGCTCATCCACCGTCATCATATGTACCCGTTGTTCAACCACTCGGTCGCTGTGCTGGGTATGTGGGTACAGCGCCGAGGCCACCAATTTTATTTCTGCATCTGGGTCGAAGTCAGTTAAATCAACCAACGGAGCAGCAGCAATGGTTTGCGTCTCGGGGAAAAATCCTTCGGCGAGTTCTTCTAAACGTTGACGGTTTTCGTCTTGATACTCGCCTATCGCTTCACCACGGTCGGGCAGGTCAACCCGCGTTAAAAACGAGGGCACGACTTTACGTAATTCTTTAAGAATCAACTCGGCGTAGGAACGAGCCTCTGGCAATGGATGCGACCGCATACGAATAAGCAGCGCTTCGTAGGCCTGACCGGTCCCATAAATACCCACGTTAGAAAGTGATGCCGCCGGCAGCACGCCCCGCACCGCATCAAACGATTTAGCCGAAAGGGCCTGTCGATAAATGAAGTCAGAGTCATCCGGTCCTTGCGGCACATTGCGTCGATAAAACTCACGCATACTGCCCACCATGGACGAGTAGGCCTCAAACTGCCGATCCAAATCGGCGATGTAACGCGCCCCCAAAGCAGACGACAACACCTCGGGGTCTCGGTAATAACGGAAACGCCCACCAGGCCGATCGTCGTAAGCGATGTACCGGGTTGACTGTTCAAGGTAAGCCATCAAACGGCCCCACTCAAGAATTTTTGTCAACACATTTGACGACTGTTCGCAGGCCAGATGCACCCCGCCCAGTTGAGCCACGCTGTCATCGCCGAATTCAAAAAACACTTTGTCATAAAGTTCTTCGGCCCGACGCAACCCCATGGTGGCGTCAATCGTTTCATCACCGCTGACATCTAACTCGCCCACAAACTCATCAAGAAAAAGCCGACGCAAACTAAGTGATGTGCGCGAGTAACGAGCAAACAACGCTCCTTTGACCACCTCGGGCAAGTTGACCAAGGCAAAGACTGGTTCATCCAAGTTCGTGAAATAGCGTCGAAGAACATCAGACTCTTCGGTGGTAAATTCTTCCGCGGTATAGGGGGTCACAAAAGGTGAGGCTAGGTGGTCGCAAAGCCTGAAGCGCGGACACCGCCCGCAGCAAGAAACGCTGTTTCAGCGTCCGCTAAAATCTCTGGCTTCGTCCAACAATCAATAACCGTCATGGCCATGGCTTTCGCCCCGTCAATGACCCCCTGGTCGCCTTGAGGCCCGCCAGCGCATTGCTCAAAATCCACAGTGTGGATAGCGGTTTCTTCGGGAGCCACTTTGATCATGGGGTGTATTGAGGGCACGGCATAACTCACGTTGCCCATATCGGTACTCCCCACAATGGCGGTTTCGCTCTCGGGGCGTGGGTCTCGACCGAGAGACTGCGCATTGGCGATGTAAGCCTCCAGCAACGGGCGGCTATCAATGACATCGTCGTAAGGACGCTCGACCCAGGTGTGTTCCATGGTGCAACCCGCAGCCAAAGCGCCCGCTTCTAAACAGCGCACCACCCGATCTTTCAAAGCCGCTAACCCGACTCGGGTAGGCGAACGCATATACCAGTTCGCTCCAGCATGATGAGGAACAATGTTTGCTTTGGCCGGGCCATCAGTAAAGATTCCGTGGATGCGTTCGTCGGGGGCAATGTGTTGACGTAACGCAGCAATGTTGTTGTAGCCCAACACCGCGCCGTCGAGTGCATTAATACCTTTTTCGGGGGCCGCGGCGGCGTGCGAAGCTTTACCGGTGTAACGCACCTCGAGTTGTTCGATGGCCAAACTGGTGATGCGCTCCACCTCAGACCCAGCCGGGTGCACCATCATGGCGGCGTCGACATCAACAAAAGCCCCACGCTGCAACATCAACACTTTGCCGCCACCGCCTTCTTCGGCCGGCGTGCCTAAAACCCGTAGTTGCCCACCTAATTGTTCAGCCAACGGAGCCAAAGCTAAACCAGCACCCAATCCAGCAGTAGCGATGACGTTGTGGCCACAAGCATGGCCAATGTCTGGCAGGGCGTCGTATTCGCAGAGCACAGCAATCACCGGGCCCTGAGAGCCCGCCCGGGCTTCAAAGGCCGTGTCAAGCCCGTAGGCCGCTCGTTGAGTTTCTAGCCCATTGCTTTCCAGTACCGAGGTCAAGAGGTCATGGGCATGGTGTTCTTTAAAATTTAACTCTGGGTTGGCGTGAATTTCGTGTGAAGCATTGATCAATACTTCGGCTAAAGCATCAATAGAAGCGCAAGCTTGTTTTTTGGCGGCCGAAGCATCAAAGTTGGTCATGGGAAGGACTTTAGTTCTTAGATCACCACATGGAGGGCTTCGGGCTCAAGACGAACCGAAAGGTCTCGGGCCTCCCCCACCGGTTGGCCATCTAACCAAAGACCAGTGCCGGGCGCCAAAGTGATTTGCATCGCCGCAACGCGACGCACCGTAAGTCCGGAATGAGGTAAATGGGTGCCGGAAGCTAAACGCGATCGGGCCTTTATCCGCTGCCCCAAAGGGAGGTTTCCTGAGATGACGTCCAGCAGTCCATCACCCGGGTGGGCTCGCGGCGCCAGATTCCAGTTGCCATGGTGTGCAGCATTTGCGGCCAGCCAAACCTGTCCCCGCCACCAGCTTTTTCGAGCGACCGCATGGGCCACAAACCAATGGATTTTTCCGTCCACCAACACCGACCCCACATCAATTTTTAGGTGTTGCGCTTCTGCTGTTTGCAATCGTGACTGCTGCTTGGTGCCGCCCAGGGTTCGCCAAAGGTCGCCACCCGCTAAGCCCACCGTGGGCAATTCTTGGTTACCGCGTCGGCAATCTTCGACCAACTTCTGCAGTTCGGCATTGTTGTGAACTACCACCCCATCAGCAGGCAGGGGGCCGTTTTGCCCCCAATCTTGGCCTCGCTTAATGCTCATCTGCTTCCTCAGGCGGTTCTTCTTCGCCCTCGTCTGGTGTCTCTTCTTCGCCTTCATCAGTGCCCAAAGCGGCCGAAATGCTTACCACGCCGCGCTCCAATGCTTCGATCGCTTCGGCAGCCGTGCGTTGCAAGGCCGGTGGCCCCACTTTGCGTAGTTGCCCAATGAGGTCAACGACCAGCCGTACGTTACGCACAAATTCGCCGCCATTTATTTCTTGGTCAAGAACTTGGTCAAGGTCGCCCCCGGCCGCCCAGCCATGAATCACCTCAGCAAAACCGTGGTCCGGTTCAGAAACCGAGGGCAACCCATAGCGCTCTTCGACCTCCGCTATCTCTTCCCAAAGCGCCGCAATGCTGTGCAGTCGCTCTGCCATGGGGCCGCTCAGTCTTAACGGTCCAGACTCCCCTGGGCCACGATGCCCGTAAGTAAGGGTTGACACTACGCCCGCCAACTCTGCCGGGTTCAAACCATCAAAAAGCCCGTTGTTTAAAGCCTCGACAACCACCAGGTCGGCTTCGTTATAGATGCGGGTCAAGGGGAGCCCTGCGTCCGTCAATGCCCAGCCATCGGCCAAACCTCGTTCCTCTAACACCCCGGTGGTGGCCGCCATACGGGCCACCAGACTTTCCCCTTCTGCCTGTTTTTGCATGCGTTTAATATCTCGTTTCAAACGAAAGATGCGCCGCTGGCGTTTACCGTCGTCGCTGGCATCGCCTCGCACATACGGCGACAACAGCGCAGCCACTTCTCGCCGGTGCAAACGAATAGAAGGGTCCGGCACTTTGGGGATAAATATGGTGTCCAACAAGCGGGGTTCCAAATTTAGGTCTTGCGCTTCTCGTGTCTCCAACTTGTTTTTCTCATTGATGGTGCGCAATTTGACGCGCCCACCTTTGCGGTTAGCCACCGAGATCACGCCGTGTACTAACCCATTGTCGAGGACCACCACATCGCCGGGCCGCAAGGAAGCCATCGGGCAAGCTTTGCCCCGTTTCTCAGGATTACGAGGGGTTATCGCCTGGAGTTCTTCAAGCTCTCTTTGTGCTACTTCTTGACGCCCCGATGAAAGAGCCGATTGCCGATCTACCTGGAACTGGCCAAAGGAGCGCCCCAAGAGAAGCTCTGCTTCGCTCTGCGAACGGCTATGCATCAAGTTGGCCACCATGTTGTAGGTGGGGCGAAAAGCGGAACGCAAAACAAAGTCGCTGCTCATAGTCAACCCCGCAACCTGAGGAAAGCGCACAAAGGGCGACCACAGCACCAAAGCATGACCGATGGTGTCGAGGCCGCGCCGCCCCGCCCGCCCGGTTAACTGGGTGAACTGGCCCGGGGTCAGCATTTCGTGACCATCGCCGGTGAATTTGGTGAGTTTGTCTATAACCACTGATCGGGCGGGCAAGTTAACCCCCAAGGCCAGAGTTTCGGTGGCGTAAACCATTTTCAGTAGGCCGGCGATAAAGAGTTCTTCAGTTATTTCTTTAAAGAGCGGGACCAAACCTGCATGGTGCGAGGCCACCCCACGGCAGAGACCCGCCGCCCATTGGTCCACCTCAAGGGCCAAGAGGTCATCGGCATCCACCTGAGCCAAACGCTCTTGCAAAAGTGCTTCGACGGCGGCCGTTTCTTCGGGCGTGTTTAGCGAAATACCCGACTGCAAAACCCGATCACGCGCCTCGTCGCACCCGGCCCGACTAAAAATAAAATGAATGCTGGGCAGCAACTCTTGCTTTTGTAGTTCCTCGAGTACCTCGTCGCGGCGGGGCGTGGCGTAATCGGATCGCTGGCCATGATGTCCGCCTCGTTGCCCCTCAGAGTCGAAACGGCGCCCTTGTGGGTTGGCTTGGTTCTCTACCAGCACCGGTAGGCGGTGCAAACGCCGGTATTTGCGTCGCTCGGTGACCATGTAATGCACCTTTAGCGGGACCGGTCGTTTGCGTTCTACGACCACTTCAATTTCACCGCGAACGGCTCTCAGCCAGTCGCCCAGCTCATCGGCATTCGAAACAGTGGCCGAAAGCGCCACCACCCCCACCGAGCGATCCAACCCTAAAATTACCTCTTCCCAAACCGGGCCACGGTAGGGGTCTTCTAAAAAATGCACTTCATCAAGCACTACCCAGCCCAAGTCGTTCACCGCGGAAGAGCCGGCATACAACATGTTGCGCAGCACCTCGGTGGTCATCACCACTACCGGAGCATCGCCGTTAATGTTGTTGTCTCCGGTAAGCAGCCCTACTTTGTCCCAGCCCAACCTTTGCCCCAGGTCACGGAACTTTTGGTTAGAGAGAGCTTTGATGGGCGTGGTGTAAAAAGTACGTTTTCCCGCTTTCAGAGCACAATCAATAGCGTGTTCGGCCACCAAAGTTTTACCGCTTGAGGTAGGGGCAGAAACCAAAACGGAACGACCAGCATCAATAGCTTCCATTGCTTCGAGTTGAAAACGGTCAAGATCAAACGGGTGGTCGGTCATTGCGGTCTACTCGTCTACTCGTCGTTGACGGCGGTCTCTAAGACGCCCAAACAAAATGGCTGCTTCGTAAAAAATTATCATGGGCACCGACAAAACCAACAAAGTAAACGGGTCCCCGCTGGGGGTCAGTACCGCCACCAACGCCACAATTCCCACAATGGCGAAGCGGCGATTTTTTCTCAAAACCTTATTGCTTAAAATGCCAACCATTTGCAACATGATGAGCACCAAAGGAAACTCAAAGCCGATGCCAAAAGCAATGGTCATCTTGACCACGAACCCTAAATATTTGGCCGGGGAAAACACGCTCACTAGGTCGGGGCCACCAATACTGACCAGAAAATCCAACGCACGCGGGATACTCCAATAAGCCAAAGCCATTCCCGAAACAAAAAGCACCATCCCAGAAAGAACAAAAGGCACCGCCCAGCGCCGCTCTTTGGGGTACAAACCCGGGGCGACAAAACGCCAAAGTTGCCACAAAATAACCGGCATAGCCAGAGCTACCCCTCCGTAGCCAGCCACAGTCATTCTTACCCCAAACGGCTCCAAGGGGTCGGTGACCAAGAGTTCACAACTTTGACCAAAAACAGAACTACTGGGCATAGTCAGACGAACCTGACAGTACGGGCGAAGAAGAAAATCAAGAATCTGGGGGTAAAAAATCCAACAAACGATTGCCCCGAGCACCACCGCTCCCGCCACCACCAATAAGCGGCGGCGTAGTTCCTCCAGGTGAGAAACAAGAGTCATTTGGCTACTTTTCATGGCTACAGGTTCACGGAGTCCAAATCGTCTGGATGCTCTTGTTCAGATAGCTCTTCTGGGGCCTCGGACCGCGGCGAAATATTCTCTTCTGTTTGCGCTTTTTCTTCGGCTACTAACTCATCTCCACGAGCTCGTGCTTGCAGTTCAGCTACCGGGTCGTCAATTGCTGCCTGCAGTTCGGCTTGAAATCCTCGAGTAACCTGACGCACCTGCTGGAGCGCTTTACCAATTTGGCGGGTCACTTCGGGAAGACGGGTCGGGCCTAGAACCATCAATGCCAGAAGCAAAATAACCATTACTTCACCGCCACCAAGATTTCCCATGAGGCGACTCTACCAGCGCCATAATGCCCCCTACCCAGATATATCGGCCATGATGGTAGGTATGCCGTCTTATTTGCCACCGCCCTCCCAGCGGCCCATTCTGTTTGCCCATCGCGGCGGCAAGGCCCATGGCCCAGAAAACACTTTGCCTACCTTCCAAACGGCCCTCTCCATGGGAGCCACCGGGCTAGAGAGCGATGCCTGGCTGACCTCCGACGGACAGGTGGTTCTTGACCACCGGGGGCACCTCGGCCCCTTCTTTCGCAAACGCCGACTCTCTCAAATGAATCTGACCGACCTCCCCGATCACCTCCCTACGTTGAATGCCCTCTATGAGTCGGTGGGTAGCAATTTTGATCTTTCCCTTGACGTCAAGGACCCGGCGGCCTTCACCGCCATTTCAAAAATCGCCGCTTCGTTTCAAGCCACCTCTCGTCTCTGGCTTTGTTTTCCCCATTGGGAAACCGCCGCCACATGGAGAGAACACAACCAAGAGTTTCACCTAGTCGATTCCCCCACTCAAGATTTGCTCACCGGTCAACACGAACGACGAGCGGTACAACTTTCTTCCGCCGGCTTTGATGCCATAAACATGCCCGAGCCCTCCTGGACGGCCGGTCACGTCGCTTTATTTCACCGCTTCGGCTTGCGGTGTTTGGCTTGGGACGCCCAGCAACCGCGGCAAATCAATCGATTGCTCAAAATTGGCGTAGACGGCATTTATGGCGACCATGTAGAACGTCTGGTAACTGCCGAACAACGATTCTTTAAGGCCCGCTAAAGGCGTCCGAAACGCCCCAACGGCCAGACCCGTAAAAAGGCTCGGCCTTCTATGGAATCCACGGGTATCGGGCCAAAAACTCGACTGTCATTAGAATTAGGGCGGTTGTCGCCCATGACAAAGACGTAGCCGTCGGCCACCGTGCACTGGTCCGGTGCATCGTTGATGCCCACACACCCCGGAGGTTTACGAAACGAGCCGGTAATATCTTGAGCGGCCAAGTAGGGCTCGAGCAGCAAAATTTTATCAATGTAGACCCGCCCCCCTTGCACCTGAACGGTTTCTCCTGGTAACCCCACCACGCGCTTGATGAGATCTTCAACACCCCTCGAAGCGCCCTCAGGGTTTTTGAAGACAATGACGTCTCCCCGGTTTACATCGTGCAGTTGGTAGCTAAGTTTATTTACGATTATCCGGTCGCTAATTTCCAACGTGGCTTCCATGGAAGGCGACGGAATGTAATAGGCCTGGAATAAGAATGTTTTTACCACCAGGGCAAACACGAACGCTCCGGCAATCACTCCAACCCACTCCAGTACTCCGCGCACCGTGGTAGCAAAAGCCCCTCGCCGGGGACGCTCTTTGCGGCCGCGCCGGGCCCGGCTTTCTTTTAACGTCTCTTCGTCTACCTCATAACGCTCAGCGGTGGCCGAAATAACGGCTTGCAGGGTGGCCGCAAAAGGCAGCGCCAACAAGGCCCCAACTACCCCCAACAACGCATTGCCGGCAATAACCGACCCGAAAGCCACCGCCGGATGGATTTCCATAGTGTGAGCGGTGATACGGGGAGCAAAGAAGTAGTTTTCGAGTTGCTGGTAAACAACAATGATGACCAAGGCCCATAAACCAGTCGAGGGTTCGTCAAGCAAACCAACCACTACCGGCAACACCCCAGCGATATAGGTGCCGATAACCGGAATGAACTGCGACACCACGCCCACCCAAAGGGCTAACGCCAACGCGGAGGGAAGGTTAATGAATTCGAAGGCCACCCAATGGACCACCCCAGCGATAATGGCCAAAGCAGCACGGGACAAAATGTAACCACCGGTTTTAGCAATGGCTAAATCCCACACCACTAACACTCGGCGAGCTTTTTGCGCAGAAAGCAGCGAACAAACCGAACGCCGAAGCTTTGGACCCTCGGCCACCAGGTAAAAAGTAAAAAGGCCGATG
Above is a window of Acidimicrobiia bacterium DNA encoding:
- the lepB gene encoding signal peptidase I, whose protein sequence is MNDSSASPALSRPPRWVIQSILVALIGYGLLGYVLSMISSLRSLFIILLVSLFLSFAIEPAVNRMENLRVRRGVATGIMFLLILGAIGGFGVAVGALLAEQLTEFSDNIPTYLADIDTFLEDQFGVEEATADLRTNYEDGAIASYLGSFADDLARFGSTVVNVLFQLFTIGLFTFYLVAEGPKLRRSVCSLLSAQKARRVLVVWDLAIAKTGGYILSRAALAIIAGVVHWVAFEFINLPSALALALWVGVVSQFIPVIGTYIAGVLPVVVGLLDEPSTGLWALVIIVVYQQLENYFFAPRITAHTMEIHPAVAFGSVIAGNALLGVVGALLALPFAATLQAVISATAERYEVDEETLKESRARRGRKERPRRGAFATTVRGVLEWVGVIAGAFVFALVVKTFLFQAYYIPSPSMEATLEISDRIIVNKLSYQLHDVNRGDVIVFKNPEGASRGVEDLIKRVVGLPGETVQVQGGRVYIDKILLLEPYLAAQDITGSFRKPPGCVGINDAPDQCTVADGYVFVMGDNRPNSNDSRVFGPIPVDSIEGRAFLRVWPLGRFGRL